The Balaenoptera acutorostrata chromosome 10, mBalAcu1.1, whole genome shotgun sequence genome has a window encoding:
- the GUCA1B gene encoding guanylyl cyclase-activating protein 2, whose protein sequence is MGQQFSWEEAKENCAMDVAELQEWYKKFVEECPSGTLFLHEFKRFFKVAGNEEATQYVEGMFRAFDKNGDDTIDFLEYVAALNLVLRGTLEHKLKWTFKIYDKDRNGFIDRLELLDIVESIYRLKKACRVEMETEQQGELLTPEEVVDRIFLLVDENGDGQLSLNEFIEGARRDKWVLKMLQMDVNPGCWISQQRRKSAMF, encoded by the exons ATGGGGCAGCAGTTCAGCTGGGAGGAGGCAAAGGAGAACTGCGCGATGGACGTGGCGGAGCTGCAGGAGTGGTACAAGAAGTTCGTGGAGGAGTGCCCCAGTGGCACGCTCTTCCTGCACGAGTTTAAGCGCTTCTTCAAGGTCGCGGGCAACGAGGAGGCCACCCAGTATGTAGAGGGCATGTTCCGAGCTTTCGACAAGAACGGG GACGACACCATCGACTTCCTGGAGTATGTGGCAGCCCTGAACCTTGTGCTGAGGGGCACCCTGGAGCACAAGCTGAAGTGGACCTTCAAGATCTATGACAAGGACCGCAATGGCTTCATTGACCGCCTGGAGCTGCTGGACATCGTGGAG TCCATCTACAGGCTGAAGAAAGCCTGCAGGGTGGAGATGGAGACTGAGCAGCAAGGCGAGCTGCTCACACCTGAGGAGGTCGTGGACAGGATCttccttctggtggatgagaacGGAGATG GCCAGCTGTCCCTGAATGAGTTCATTGAAGGTGCCCGTCGTGACAAGTGGGTGTTGAAGATGCTGCAGATGGACGTGAATCCCGGTTGCTGGATCTCTCAGCAAAGGCGGAAAAGTGCCATGTTCTGA
- the MRPS10 gene encoding 28S ribosomal protein S10, mitochondrial isoform X2, whose protein sequence is MAVRAAFGPLGRRLWQGSRNFSVCSSRSSTAKNGGLLLTNMKWVQFSNLHVDVPKDLTKPTITVSDEPDTLYKHLSVLVKGHDKAVLDSYEYFAVLAAKELGISVKVHEPPRKIERFTLLKSVHIFKKHRVQYEMRTLYRCLELEHLTGSTADVYLEYIQRNLPEGVAMEVTKTKLEQLPEHIKKPIWETIPEEEESKS, encoded by the exons ATGGCGGTGCGAGCGGCGTTTGGGCCACTGGGACGGCGTCTCTGGCAG GGTTCGAGGAATTTTTCTGTATGCAGTTCCAGGAGCAGTACAGCCAAAAATGGTGGCCTTCTTCT CACCAATATGAAGTGGGTACAGTTTTCAAACCTACACGTTGATGTTCCCAAGGATTTGACCAAGCCTACG ATAACCGTTTCTGATGAACCAGACACGTTATATAAGCACCTATCAGTTTTAGTAAAAGGCCATGATAAGGCTGTATTGGACAGTTATGAATATTTTGCGGTGCTTGCTGCTAAAGAACTTGGTATCTCTGTTAAAGT ACATGAACCTCCAAGGAAAATAGAGCGATTTACTCTTCTCAAATCAGTGCATATTTTCAAGAAGCACAGGGTTCagtatgaaatgagaacactttaCAGATGTTTAGAG TTAGAACATCTCACTGGGAGTACAGCGGATGTCTACTTGGAATATATTCAGCGAAACTTACCTGAAGGAGTTGCCATGGAAGTTACAAAG aCAAAATTAGAACAGTTACCAGAACACATCAAGAAGCCAATCTGGGAAACAataccagaggaagaagaaagcaagTCATAA
- the MRPS10 gene encoding 28S ribosomal protein S10, mitochondrial isoform X1 gives MAVRAAFGPLGRRLWQGSRNFSVCSSRSSTAKNGGLLLSTNMKWVQFSNLHVDVPKDLTKPTITVSDEPDTLYKHLSVLVKGHDKAVLDSYEYFAVLAAKELGISVKVHEPPRKIERFTLLKSVHIFKKHRVQYEMRTLYRCLELEHLTGSTADVYLEYIQRNLPEGVAMEVTKTKLEQLPEHIKKPIWETIPEEEESKS, from the exons ATGGCGGTGCGAGCGGCGTTTGGGCCACTGGGACGGCGTCTCTGGCAG GGTTCGAGGAATTTTTCTGTATGCAGTTCCAGGAGCAGTACAGCCAAAAATGGTGGCCTTCTTCT CAGCACCAATATGAAGTGGGTACAGTTTTCAAACCTACACGTTGATGTTCCCAAGGATTTGACCAAGCCTACG ATAACCGTTTCTGATGAACCAGACACGTTATATAAGCACCTATCAGTTTTAGTAAAAGGCCATGATAAGGCTGTATTGGACAGTTATGAATATTTTGCGGTGCTTGCTGCTAAAGAACTTGGTATCTCTGTTAAAGT ACATGAACCTCCAAGGAAAATAGAGCGATTTACTCTTCTCAAATCAGTGCATATTTTCAAGAAGCACAGGGTTCagtatgaaatgagaacactttaCAGATGTTTAGAG TTAGAACATCTCACTGGGAGTACAGCGGATGTCTACTTGGAATATATTCAGCGAAACTTACCTGAAGGAGTTGCCATGGAAGTTACAAAG aCAAAATTAGAACAGTTACCAGAACACATCAAGAAGCCAATCTGGGAAACAataccagaggaagaagaaagcaagTCATAA